In the Profundibacter amoris genome, TGTGTTCATCACGATCACACCCTTTTTCGAGGCGGCGGGGATATCGACATTGTCCACCCCGATACCGGCGCGGGCAACAACCTTGAGGTTTTTCGCGGCCTCCAGGATTTTCGGTGTGACCTTGGTTGCCGAGCGAATGGCAAGGCCGTCATAGGCCGGGATCGCGGCCAGCAGGGCGTCTTTGTCTTTGCCAAGGTCGGGCATGAAATCAACATCAATGCCACGGTCGCGGAAAATCTGGACGGCGGTTTCCGAGAGTTTATCGGAGACGAGTACTTTGGGTGCCATTGTTAAGGCTCCTTTGAATTTGAAATGTAAGGGGGGACGGCCCCATGGGCCGCCCGGAAATTACGCGTTGATTTCGGCGTTAAAGACCCAGTCCAGCCATGGCATCAACGCCTGAACGTCAGCGGTTTCCACCGTCCCACCGCACCAGATCCGCAGGCCCGCAGGGGCATCACGGTAGGCGCCGATGTCATAGGCGACACCGGCATCTTCCAGACGTTTGGCCACAGCCTTGGCAAAACCGGCACCGTCGATGATGCGGCTGTCGGTGAATTTGAGGCACACCGAGGTATTGGAGCGCAGCGCCGGATCCTCGGCAAGGAATTCGATCCAGTCGTGTTCCATTACAAACGCTTCTATTACAGCGGTATTGGCATCCGCGCGGGCGATCATGCCCTTCAGGCCGCCAACCGATTTGGCCCAGTCCAGCGCGACCAGATAATCCTCGACCGCCAGCATGGACGGGGTGTTGATGGTGGCCCCGCTAAAAATACCGTCGATCAGTTTGCCGCCCTTGGTCAGGCGGAAAATTTTCGGCAGGGGCCATGGCGGGGTGTAGGATTCCAGCCGTTCAACCGCACGCGGCGACAGGATCAGCATCCCGTGGGCTGCTTCGCCGCCCAGCACCTTTTGCCAACTGAAAGTGGTGACATCCAGCTTGTCCCACGGCAGGTCCATTGCGAAGGCCGCCGATGTGGCGTCGCAGATGGTCAGGCCCTGACGGTTTGCCGGAATAAAATCGCCATTTGGAACGCGCACGCCGGATGTTGTGCCGTTCCATGTAAACACCACATCGGCGTTGAAATCGACGGCGTTCAGGTCAACGATCTGGCCGTAATCGGCCACTGTTACCTTGGCGTCCAGTTTCAGCTGTTTCACCACATCGGTGACCCAGCCCGCGCCGAAACTTTCCCAGGCCAGCATTTCAACCGGACGGGCGCCCAGCAATGACCACATGGCCATTTCCATTGCGCCGGTGTCCGAGGCGGGAACGATGCCGATTTTGTAATCGGCGGGAATTTCCAGCGCGTCACGGGTGGTTTCGATCGCTGCTTTCAGCTTGGCTTTGCCAATTGCAGCGCGATGCGAACGGCCCAGCGGCGCGTCGGACAAGGCATCAAGTGTATAGGTGGGGTTTTTGGCGCAAGGGCCGGACGAAAAACGCGGATTCGCCGGCTTGATTGCCGGTTGTGCAGGTATAGACATGGTATCCTTCCAGATATAATGCCCCTCGTTGGGGAGGGGTAGCCCACTTGCGGCAATACTGATACGCGGGGGGGCGCGCAACCGCAAAAGTGTCGCATAGCGGCGTTTGAATCGGAAAAAACGACATAAAGGTTATGAGAAATGTTTACAGTCACGCTTTTGTCCAGCCCGTCAAACCCTGTGGTCGGCCCCGCTGTGGTCGATTCCCTGCGCAATGCCTGGGGCGGCGGGGATGCGCTGTGGCTGGCACCGGATGTGGCGGCGGAATTTCAGGTGGAAACCGTGCCTGCGAACCGCTGGGCTGTCTGGGCCGACTTGCAGGGCATGGGTGTTGATCTGGTGGTGCAGTCCTGCGAGGGGCGGCGCAAGAAGATGCTGCTGGCGGATATGGACAGCACGATGATTCAGCAGGAATGTATTGACGAATTGGCAGCCGAGGCCGGAATTGGCGACCATGTGGCGCAGATCACCGCGCGGGCGATGAATGGCGAACTGAACTTCGAGGACGCGTTGCGCGAACGGGTCGGGCTGCTAAAGGGGCTGGATTCTGCCGTAATAGAGACTGTTCTGGCCAATCGCATCACCTTGATGCCCGGCGGCAAGGCGCTGTTGGCGACGATGAAGGCCAACGGGGCCTATGCGGCGCTGGTGTCGGGCGGGTTCACCGCCTTTACGGGAATGGTGGCCGAAACGCTGGGCTTTGACGAACATCGCGCCAATACGCTGATCATTGCGGATGGCAAGCTGACGGGCGAGGTCGGGCAGCCGATTCTGGGGCGCGATGCCAAGGTGGTGGCCTTGAACGAAATCACCGCCCGGCTGGGCCTGTCAACGGATCAGGTGATGGCCGTGGGCGATGGCGCGAATGATCTGGGGATGTTGGGGCTGGCAGGGGCCGGTG is a window encoding:
- a CDS encoding phosphoserine transaminase → MSIPAQPAIKPANPRFSSGPCAKNPTYTLDALSDAPLGRSHRAAIGKAKLKAAIETTRDALEIPADYKIGIVPASDTGAMEMAMWSLLGARPVEMLAWESFGAGWVTDVVKQLKLDAKVTVADYGQIVDLNAVDFNADVVFTWNGTTSGVRVPNGDFIPANRQGLTICDATSAAFAMDLPWDKLDVTTFSWQKVLGGEAAHGMLILSPRAVERLESYTPPWPLPKIFRLTKGGKLIDGIFSGATINTPSMLAVEDYLVALDWAKSVGGLKGMIARADANTAVIEAFVMEHDWIEFLAEDPALRSNTSVCLKFTDSRIIDGAGFAKAVAKRLEDAGVAYDIGAYRDAPAGLRIWCGGTVETADVQALMPWLDWVFNAEINA
- the serB gene encoding phosphoserine phosphatase SerB; this encodes MFTVTLLSSPSNPVVGPAVVDSLRNAWGGGDALWLAPDVAAEFQVETVPANRWAVWADLQGMGVDLVVQSCEGRRKKMLLADMDSTMIQQECIDELAAEAGIGDHVAQITARAMNGELNFEDALRERVGLLKGLDSAVIETVLANRITLMPGGKALLATMKANGAYAALVSGGFTAFTGMVAETLGFDEHRANTLIIADGKLTGEVGQPILGRDAKVVALNEITARLGLSTDQVMAVGDGANDLGMLGLAGAGVALHAKPSVAAECDIRINHGDLTALLYIQGYSVEEFV